In Candidatus Palauibacter scopulicola, the genomic stretch CAGTTGCGGAGCGAAATCGCGTAAACGACCTGCCGGCCCACTGCGCGCCCGTTTCGGCCGATGGCCGTGCCGGTCAGCCGGACCTCGCGCACTCGGGGAAGGTCCCCGGGCGCTACGTCGGCCTGGATCGCGCCGCTCGACAACCGGTACTCAAACGCCGCGCCGGGCTCGAGCGGTGACGCGAACTCCTGGCCGTTGCGCCGGATGGACACGGTCCGCGGCTCGGAATCCGATGGATGGATGGCGTAGGTGACCCGTCCGTAGACGCGGGCGAGTGAGCCGGGCACGGGCATCGGGGCGAGGCCTCGGCCCCAGCCGCCCGCGCGGCGGAACCATCGGGTCGGCATCCGATTCGCACGATCCGCTCCGGCCGCCCGGCAGGCGGTCTCCGCCGCCGCCGAGACGCCGGAGACGAGCGTGAGTCCGTCCGCGTAGGCCCAGGTCGCCGAGTACGGCCCGGAAAACGCCGTGCCACGCCACCGGGGCTGAGGGTTCGCGGCGATGGAATCGTAGACGAAGAGATCGATCGAACCGCTCCCGCTGCGGCAAACGACCGCCCTCAACATGTCGACACGGATGGACACCGTGTCGTGCGTCGCGACGAGCAGGTCGCCCGGCCCGGCGCCGCGAATCTCCGCCCCCGGCCCGTCGGACAGGGCGCGCGTGATCTGCGAGGCCTGGATCGTGTCCTCGTTGCGCAGGTGGAAGGCGCTCTGGCTTCCCAGCAGGCCGATGAGCAAGGCGATGAGCAGGCCGGCGGCTGTCAGCGCGACGAGCATCTCGGCGAGCGTGAACCCTCCCTGGCGGCGGCGCGGGGCGCTCATGGCGCAGCAGGCAGCGGACGGGGCCGCGCGAGGACGATGTCGAGTTCCGCCGCCGGGGCCGGCGGCCGGGACACCGTCACGCGGGCATGCTTGAGCCGCGGCGGGTGTTCGGTCACGTCGTGCGAGACGTCGAATCGACGTCCGCCGATGTCGACGGTGCTCGTGTGGGAGATCGCCACGGCGTGTCCGGCCCGGACGAGGGACTCCACGGCGTTTCGCCCCGCGAGCGTACGCTCCGTCCCCCGCGCCGCCCGGAGCGCCTGGGCACCGATCCCGAGCACAACGCCCGCCGCTCCGAGAACCCCGACGGACGTCACGACGATGGCCAGCAGGACCTCGACCAGACTGAAGCCCGCGGTCTTCAATGTTGAAACGGCTCCGCGCGAACCCGGCCCACGAAGTTCGACACGAGCCGAATGCCGCCCTCTCCGCGATACAGGTAGACGCTACCCGAAGATCCGTGTCCCCGGGCGTTGAAGCGGAGTGTGGAGGGCTGCAGCCGCACCGAGTCGAGCCGGCCGAGAGCCCGCCCCCCGAGGTCGACGCGAGACAGCAGCGACCCTCCCCTCCCCGATACTTCGAGCCGCGTCTCCGCGAGAGTCACTGCGGTCGGTGCATGGGTCGCTACGGCGTGGAGGCGTGCCAGCGTGAGTTGCGACTCCGCCAACCGGGCGGCTCGCGTCAGACTGAACCGATCGAGGGGTTCGCGCGAGATGATGAAGGTCGCGGCCAATCCGGCGACCGCCAGCGCGACCGCGACCTCCACCAGACTGAACCCGCTCCGCCCCGATCGCGATCCAGGGGGTCCAGGTGATTCGCCATGCTGCACGGGGTGCTCCCTTCCTCGAATGAGCGTTTCCGATCCTCTCCCTAAGCATCGTCCCCCGCTTCAACGGCGTATCAACCGCCGGCGTCCGGCTAGCAGCTGGTGTCCTCGACGATCTGTCCTACGGCTCCCTCGGCGTTCGCCGACGACGAATTGACGCACCAGGTGTTCGGCGAGGATGCGTGTTTCGCCGTGATCTGGTAGCCGTCCGTATAGGCGGTCACCGACAGCGCGATGTTCGTGCTGGCCTGGAAGTCGCGAGTTCCGTCGCCGTCCAGGTCCGCCCCTCCGCCGGCGGCCACGCTGACCGCCGCGTACGCCTGGTTGTTGAAAAAGTGCGCCTCCTCAGCCGTCATCATGTTGCGAATGTCGCTCTGCGCGGCGGCATCGAACGCCTTCTCCTTCGTGCTGGTGAACTGTGGAATCGCGATGGCCGCGAGAATGCCGATGATGACGACCACGATCAGCAGTTCGATCAGCGTGAACCCCTCCGTACCACTCCTCGTCGCTCTTCTCATCCCTCTCCTCACTTCCGCCCCAGGTTGGATTCTCGGCAGCACCCCCGGTGGGGCTGCGCGGGCCGCGGCTCCGGC encodes the following:
- a CDS encoding prepilin-type N-terminal cleavage/methylation domain-containing protein, encoding MSAPRRRQGGFTLAEMLVALTAAGLLIALLIGLLGSQSAFHLRNEDTIQASQITRALSDGPGAEIRGAGPGDLLVATHDTVSIRVDMLRAVVCRSGSGSIDLFVYDSIAANPQPRWRGTAFSGPYSATWAYADGLTLVSGVSAAAETACRAAGADRANRMPTRWFRRAGGWGRGLAPMPVPGSLARVYGRVTYAIHPSDSEPRTVSIRRNGQEFASPLEPGAAFEYRLSSGAIQADVAPGDLPRVREVRLTGTAIGRNGRAVGRQVVYAISLRN
- a CDS encoding prepilin-type N-terminal cleavage/methylation domain-containing protein, whose amino-acid sequence is MKTAGFSLVEVLLAIVVTSVGVLGAAGVVLGIGAQALRAARGTERTLAGRNAVESLVRAGHAVAISHTSTVDIGGRRFDVSHDVTEHPPRLKHARVTVSRPPAPAAELDIVLARPRPLPAAP
- a CDS encoding prepilin-type N-terminal cleavage/methylation domain-containing protein, which gives rise to MRRATRSGTEGFTLIELLIVVVIIGILAAIAIPQFTSTKEKAFDAAAQSDIRNMMTAEEAHFFNNQAYAAVSVAAGGGADLDGDGTRDFQASTNIALSVTAYTDGYQITAKHASSPNTWCVNSSSANAEGAVGQIVEDTSC